The segment GAGGAGGAGTCGTACCTCTGCACTGGATATTATTTATGATAACACcacatttattgtaaataaagtctgttattaatccaaaaaaactaatttcaatATTACATATAACTGATTGTGAAATTAAAaaccataaatataaaaatctgtttgtttacGTCTGAATTTAAACAACCAAATCCATCGTATTGAATCCAGATGGATGGTTTTAGGAAGGAAAGGTTAGACATTCAATTGTTTATAAAGATTAAAATCTTTACGACGCTTCCATAAATGATTTTTACAGCAGTCATATAAAAGTATGATGCAGACGGTCCGTGGATAGAAATCAATAATTAGTTTCACAGAACATGGAGGTCAAAGTTAATAACTCAGCCTGAAGGGTCGATACGTTTCCAATCAAACGAGACCTGAGCGACCAATCCTGCTTCAGACTGAATCAGACACGCCCCCTCAATTAgcatacagacagaaataaataccaaaatgtatttttaatttatttctgcatctaaataataaatgaatgaattcatacGTCCGTCATGTTCCGTCCTCCTCACAGTGACGTCTCAAAAGGTGATGGCACagataatataattatatatataatgatattaatttatatatttgttattgtaaatataatttatatttgagCTGTTTGTACAGGATGTTAACGTGACCTCCAACTTCTTTTAGATCTTGAACACAgaacttcattttttatttatttaaagttttattttgaaatgaatcacTTCCTGTCGTGTTTCCTGTGCATCAGGCAGGTGGGTGGAGGATCACGAAGTCGTTCACAACATGATGTTTAACAGCACGACCAACCTCAAGGTTCCTCACAAACAGACGCTGAGCCGATCAGAGTGGTGGAACAACGGAGTCCTGCCGTTATGGATCACCGCCCAGAACCAGGTGAGTCCACCAGGAGAGAGGGCGGAGCCGGCGATAAACCGATGAATCATTTCATAGCTGAACTTCATAAACACGtcgtcctgctgctgcagattcAACAAAGTCTGAGATCTGATCATAACAAGGAAAACATGGGACACGGATCATAGCCCGAAGTGAACTGCTGCcagatgtagctgctgttagctcagtccgtcagcttggcggtgagctcagagcgtcgaactgagtgtttgtaccaacaggcgttatggactaccaggaagaagaagaggaggtaaccaggctcagcagcctctatggacataatggcagaggagaagagagcgaagaggacgctgacgaaaacattttatgagagaaaaggagagagtgagcgagcaagaagccgccggacaagagtaaatgtgggactgactctTTGATCGTAGGTGGTGTAATCGGTTGTGTAACccgttgtttttgtttcagggtTTGAAAACGGCGTCCTTCTACTACCCGGGAGGCGGAGCCAACTACAGCGGTCAGGCGGTCAACCGGGCACTTTTGGAGAAGTTTGACCATGTGGACGACAACGagacagagtggagagagaacATCGACAAGGTGATGAGCTGGTTCTCTGATGAGGACTTCCACCTGGTGACGCTGTACTACGGCGAGCCGGACAACGTGGGCCACGCCAAGGGGCCGGACCATCCGGACAGGAAGAAGATCATCCAGCAGATCGACCGCACCATCGGCTACCTGAGGGGGGCCATCAGTCGTCATCACCTGAACGACAAACTGAACGTCATCATCACCTCTGACCACGGCATGACCACCGTCAAGAAGAGACCGCTGGTGGATGAGATCATCCTCAACAAATACCTGAATTTACTCAAGCTCGCCAGCTTCGAGATCCTCGACTACGGCGGCTTCGGCATCCTGACGCCGCGGCCGGGGAAGGAGCAGGAGGTTTATGACGCTCTGTCCAACGCGCCCAATCTGACGGTCTACAAGAAAAGCGAGCTTCCAGAGAGCTTCCGTCTCGCCAAGAGCGAGCGTCTGCCTCCCATCGTCATCGTCGCTGACCTGGGATTCAACCTGAACTCTGTGAGTTTAAACTGAGCGTTCATGTTGGGTTCGTCTTCATCCTCGTTTCATGACTTCCTCCCAGACGCTGCAGTCCGTGATCAGTCAGGCAGGTCTGGATCACCTGAACAAGAAGACGAAGAAGTACTGCAGGCGTTTGTTGGCGCAGCCCTGAGATGCCTTCAGTGACCGCAGTAAATCTGTGTATTATACAGAGTTGTGTAGTTCATCGTTTCAGGTCCAATCAGTCGGTCTACAACCAGGGGTCTGTGACCCTTAGGGGGTCTGCAGAGGTgctgcagggggtccgccacTTTTTGTCATAAATGTCCATTTTCACTGAGAGGGCGCAGATCATTTAGAAACTACAACCAGAGGAGAGTTTGTAGTCCAGCTGCATGAGTCAGTGTCCATTTGATAacagtcataataataattaaagctgcaagcagcgatggtcgggccctcgcacatgtgcgcatgtggaaatggccacaccgtttccccaaaattcatcattttgataactgttactaaggaagtctatgtgaacacacctaccaagtttgaagggacttggatgaaatccctaggaggagtccgttcaaacatgaccccttctcaaccaggcggaaacacagaaaatggagattttcattattaaatatctcgcttcctgttcattgtggcttattgctccaagagagttttttgtaggtcctgcccTGTTCTGAGCAAATGTCCTGTCTGGCGGCGTTGTTgccaacagcgattggctaacatgaaaagttggcatcaactatcaatagggcaacacacagtgtctgtggatatcacaatttcatttcaaatacaaacacttcaggagatatgagcaaaaacaatgttttgctaattatagcgccccctagagacgaaatgacaccatatttgtttcctggactggggacagcgcctcgaagcatgacatcaaatttggttccgtttcgccaaagcgttcctgagatatgagctcacatcgaaatcgACGCCTTCGCcacttttgccccgccccctcattaattatgcagccggATTGTGCATCATACTGCTGTTAACAATcataacaagtttcagacagctctgacaaagtaatGATAGCCGAGACTACTTTGCCGGAAATCAGCCCAAAGTCAATgaggtcttgttttttttgaaaaatcgGCAGTGTCGACTTTgacgcgccgtcacggccacgcctctgataaaaagttgtgatttttgataacttttcattgtggagCCTTGagacacacacggcaagtttcagcacatcggatgaaatccctaggaggagttcgttcaaatgcgacccctggaaatgaggcaaaaaacctgaaaagtccaaatttggcaaaaattggacgccgtacggttcactgtagcccggggcaccaagagacttttttgtgcgtctgggcatgttacatactcccaccaagtttcgtacacgtgggcgaaaccgtggcgaggggcacctccaaaaacgtacacctaggtggcgctgtggaggcgtatgcgtacgtccatgtgtgagacccccaaaatacgtaattttacgcctgacattgggggggtaggcaaattttcgtgagttttgggggggatatgggctgtcgaaaatgcgatttactcttaaacgtcgttcagcgttcgaaatatGCATGAACATGCTGTTAGTTAGTGCTGCCGCCTCACAGCTGAACAGGTGGTGACTGTCCGTGGTGCAGAGTGAAGGACTGTGATGAGCTGGTTACAGGAAACAGATGGATACTGTTCTATAAACACGCAGTGAGctccctctactggttgaaACGCAGCTACTGCAGCTGAACGTTGCTGACCTGTGCCAGGTGTTGATGagctcagaggtcagaggtcacagcagctctgtaattcttcttcttcgttcCCACCAGAGATTCATCGTCTACGTCAACAGAGGCGATCACGGCTACCATAACGGAGAGATGGACATGAAGACCATCTTCAGGGCCTTCGGACCCGACTTCAAGAAGAACTTTGTGTCCGAGCCGTTCGACAGCGTGCACGTTTACCCTCTGATGTGCAAACTGCTGCAGATCGAGCCGGCGCCGCACAACGGATCGCTGAGTGTGACGGAGGAGCTGCTGCACGGCACAGGTCAGTGTGGTGATGGTCGGAAATGTTCGTACACGTGATTCTGTCAGTAACGGCGCCGTGTCGTCCTCGCAGGTGGGTCGACAGCTCgcctgtctgcagctctgctgctgtccaTGCTGCTCTTCGTGTTCACGGCACCGTAACTGATCCAGGACCAGCTCGACTGTGTTAACGTTAGGTTTCATATTTATACGCAACATTAACTTTggctttcttcttcctctggttGATTCTCCTGCTCCGTGCAGAGttctgaaacaaataaaaacttcttaataaaaagaaataaagtctGTTTGCATGAATCCATTTAAAATCTGATTATGTTCGTTTAATGCTCCAAAGGAAGGACGGCTaactttaacaatataaaataaacatttgtttcaagGTCGATTACACAACGTCACTGCGAGCTCAAAGTCCGACCAAACAGACTGATAACGTGAACGCAACGAGGACGGCACGAGAAATAACGTTAAcataacgctggtctaacattaaagtaacattcAGTCTGTATGAAACCAAAGATAATcagattaaaatgatttattgaatCTTTGAGAAAAAACGACGACagcagctgtgacacacacacactgtaacacacacacacacacacacacagacacacacacacacacacacacactgtaacacacagacagacacacacacacacacacacacacagacacacacactgtaacacacacacacacacactgaaagtcTGAAGTTATCAAATTAATCGTCAGCTGTTCTTCAGGCGTCCAGagtttcagccaatcagagcgcagCAGCCGCCTCAGTCAAACAAACCTGAGTCTTTGAGTCTCTGAGTCTCTGAGTCTCTGAGTCTTTGAGTCTCTGAGTCTCTGACTCTTTGAGTCTCTGAGTCTCTGAGTCTTTGAGGCGGCCATGTTTCACCATAAAAcgatgagaaaataaaaaacttccTCCAGGAAACAGTTCGGTGAGGTGAAGCCTGATTggtccacctccaccttttgGCCCCGCCCCCTGGAGACAGGGTCACAGCGCCTCGTCCTCCGGCGGCGGATCATAACGACGTCTCAGCGTCCACGACTCGCCGACCGTCCTCGCTCTCCACGTTTATCTGGACGCTCGACAGCTTCTCCTGGCTGGAAGACAAACGGTCAGTGCAGGGCTCTGATTGGTCCATCAGTCAGAGTTCACCTGTTCACCTTCCTCGTACCTGCTGCTGCGCCGCAGAGCTCTGCTGCCCTCACACGTCATGGACACAGACTTCCAGATGCCGCTTTTAGCCATTTCGTCTGAGATGTTCACCTCCGATGGGTCCACGCTGCACGACACAAACACGTTACAGTCTGCGCCTGAGTCACATGACTCACCGCGTCCTCGTGTCATCGACTCACCGTCCTTTCAGGCTTTTGATGGGGAAGTCGACGTTGCCTCCATCGTACGGCTCGTCGTCCTCGGCCTCCTCCAGCATCCGCTCAGCGTcctgcaagaacaaaaacaacacggCCGGTGAgcagacggacggacggacggacggcgAGCGTTGTTCGTTTGACGcctcacctccttctccttcttcttcttgtcgtcgtctttcttcttcttgctctccGGTATCAGGTCGTCCAGCCAGCTCAGCTCTCTCTTGGTGAAGCAGAAATCCAGAAGCTTCCGGATGAACACCAGAGCCAGAACCTGCAGAGGACGGCGAGACGAGGCGAGTCAGTGTGCACGAAACAGCCTCGTCTTGGCGAGGTCAGCGGCGTTCAGAGGCTTCACCTTCTGGTCGTCTGCAGATGTTCGGAGCTGAGCGCTCATGATCATGTCGATGTTTTGAAGGAACCTGCTGGTAAGAGTTATGTCGTGTGTGTTCGTCTCACCATCATGGGGAAGACGACGGCGGCGGACGACGCCTTGATGGACCAGAGGACGATGAGGCAGGACAGCTGCACCGCGGTGAAGATGTGGACCTTCCACAGAGGGACGTAGCGCAGGTAGATCAGGTCCGGCTGGTGTTTGGCCGGCATGCCGAACAGTTTGATCCGATCGAACAGctgcaggacggacagacgtcaGAGACAAGCACAGACTGACGAGGACGTAACAGGACAGACTGAGACGGAGACAGACCTGGATGCCTTTGAGCGAGGACACTCCCATGTAGAGGAAGACTCCGTACAGGACGGGCATGGGGATGAACTGAaggacagaaacatttcacagcttGGATTATTTGAGGTGAATCTTAAAGGAACACCATCTTTGTGAGGACCGGAGGTGTGGCGTTCACCTTGAGGACGGAGGTCATGAAGACGGAGCAGCCCATCAGGACAAAGATCATGAAGCCGgtcactctctgctctctgatgcCCAGAAACTTGGGCTGCTCGCCCGGCGCCGCGCACTCCGACTCCAGCTTCAGACTGTTGACGTGGGAGATGGAGAGCACGGTCGCTGCTACGAACCACGGCAGGCCCATGATGGAGCACACGCCCAGCATCACGGCCACCACCAGCAGGTCCAGGTGATAGCCACAGCCTTTCTGCAACCAAGAACACACAGAGTTCATCACGGGGCCGCCGTCTGTGTGTTCACCTCCTACAGCCGTCAGCGTCCTCACCTTCAGCTTGTTCTCCTTCCTGTTGACGATGACGGCGGTGATCTGCTGGTccatgaagatgaggatggtgCAGAGCAGAGCGGGGACGGCGGCGACCAGTAGCGTCCACCAGGGGTTCGGACCCAGCGGGGAGATCAGCCATCCACGAGTGTTTGACGTGGGCTGGACAGAcgaacagacacagacagagtgatTCTGACACAATCCTCTGATAAGCTCGTCCTCACTGATCTGATCTGCAGGTCTTTGGCCTTTGTCCACATTCTCCAACGCTAAATCAAATACAGCAGCTGATAAAGCAGCGTCCTCCGACTGCTGAGCCGGCAGATTCTGAACTGACAAACAGAGCGGAGCCGTTACCTCGAAGCGGTCGGGTACGTCGAGTTTGGGTGAAGGAACTCCAACCAGATAATCCACCAGCACCATGATCATGATGGTGAGAAAGACGGCGAAGTCACTGATGGTCGACcgaacctgcacacacaaaacactgtgaccaaagacagtctgtggggacgtcacggagactacgtccaggttttagacagtctgtggggacgtcacggagactatgcccaggttttacacagtctgtggggacgtcacagagactacgtccaggttttagacagtctgtggggacgtcacggagactacgtccaggttttagacagtctgcggggacgtcacggagactaaaAACAGTCATGGTCTTACTGGTCTTACAGACCTTGGTGGGGAAGTATCTCTTGGTCTTGAACTGtttgaggaaggaggagaggaagaaggtggTGAAGAAGAGGATGACGGACCAGAAGAGGACGTCGGGGACGTAAGGACGGTCGTGGCTGCAGGCCAGGCCGACGAACTTCCCATGTAGATCCTGACagtcctgcagagagacagagagacagagagctgaagtGAGAAGCAGTGAAAGAAGGCAGAAACACTTCATGGTGTAGAAGGGTCAGACCTTCACAGTCAGCTGGTCCCACTGGACGTTCTCTGAGGTTACGTTCTTGTTGCTCCACGCCTGCAGGACTTCATGTGAGGCGTTGGCAGGTGGAGAACACTGACACCttggacagagcagcaggtacACATCAAAACAGTTGCAGAGTTGTAGAGGTGAGAAACAGACGGGTCCAGCTCGGAGCCGGGTCAGCCTTACGTGTAGAAGGTGAGGTTGTCCAGCTGGCTGTGCATGTTGATGGGGAAGTCCTCTCCGAGCTTGAACAGCTTCTCCAGAGACTCgtagatgaagatgatgcagaTGAGGGCGGCGAAGGCCTCCTCCGTGAAGCGGGTGATGTAGCAGACTAGAGAGCTGGCGTCGGTGGCGACCAGCACCAGGCACAGGAAGGCGGTCCAGAGTCCGATACTGGTCCGCAGGGACAGGTAGCACAGTCCGTAGTCACTGAGGACGGACAAGAGGACAGTGAGACGAGGacacagcagggggcagcagggAGAAGGTTCTGGATAACTAAGCCAGAACCGAGAGGCTCAGAAGGAGCTTCTACCCTCAGCCCACGAGGCTCCTCATCATggttactttaatttaatttaataatctttggctgtgtccgaaatcactcactcacttcctacatagggaaataaatgtagtggactatatagtgagctCAGCAGAAAAAATGTTCTGACACTTTCGGACACTTGGCGCCGGTAATTATGTCACTGCTGTCGCACAATTAAAACGTACCACATTAATGTCGtcttgtccatttactactgcatttttattaaattagagtcttttgattactgtcctgtGCGTTttattttcgtgttttgttttctatttaagcagatttttatattttattctcttggcTCTTTAGTAACAGAAAGTTACAGTGTAATCTCCTggaatgtttaattatatgctgttcgttttacacctttttttttttatgaatgtagaaatttaaattgccttgttttgaaatgtgtaataaaataaacaatagaatAAACTTGTGACTGTTGTACTGCTcctcacacacagtcattctAGAAAACTCCTGTAGCACTAAAGAAATGCCGTCTActgtcagtctgtttgtgttcgttttatcaataattcagtTATTGATGATCAGGAGGAAACTAGAATAGAGAGGAGAAGATGCACTGCTCTTCTAAGACTAGCAAGACGTCGTCAAATTGTGAGTGATAGCCTGCTTTTTAATTAGAGTagaaatcattttctttaattaattcaataaactGTCCTCGGTCAAACTACGCCCCCTGCTGGCTCCAGCTgccatatttattttaacttctggcaatgcatgatgggatatcttgcttcggttagtgaccatcggatgttcactacatCTCGCGGTGAATTGTGGGAAACATGCAGTGACCATAGagtggacactaaacattcgGACAACACTTAACATGTCGTGGTCACTATAGAGTGGTTAACGAGCCTTTCCTCCCacatcactgtcacacacacacacatcactgtcacacacacacacatcactgtcacacacacacacacacacacacacacacacacacacacacacacacacagactgaatcaTGTCTTCAGAGACCGGGTCTGATAACGTTATCTGGTTCAAACAGAATAATCAATCATCAGGTTAACTGTTGGACCGAGGTCTACGACCACAGGTTCTCGCTCTCTATAAAAAGCAGCAGCGTCTCCGTCCTCCTCATCCTGTCCCTCATCATGTCTCAGTGTCTacccatcctgctgctgctggccctGGTCTGCCTGGTCCGGTCTGGCTCGGCTCAGCCCGTGGACGGGCAGGCCGAGCTGAAGGCGGCTCAGCCCGTGGACGGGCAGGCCGAGCTGAAGGCGGCTCAGGCCGTCCTGGAAGAGCTGCAGGCCGAGAGACGAGGTGAGGCTGCTCAAGACTATGAGAGAGAATTTATACTTAGAGAATATTTATTAGAATTATATGAACGATTGTAGAAATCAGATGACGCTGTGTACATATCATATGTTCTTCTTATACTCGTGTCGTGTTGATTCTGTTCATCTTTTTAGATTTGCAGTGTTTTCCTCGGATCTCTTTAAACTTGTGTGTGATAGTTTTGATGTTTGTTGTCCGTCTGCAGGGACATGAAGCATCGTCTCAGTTCTCTGTACGTACGGCAGCGTGGAcactaaaacatgtttcatgtcaCTCACACATCGCGGACGCGTTTACAGACGAACAGACAGGAGCTCATTACACTTCAGCACATCAGCAGAAATCTGTGATTTTAAACTtcacttgatttcatttcatttgacttCAGATGAACCCGTGCAGCAGTGTGAGGCTCCgatcacgtgtgtgtgtgtggtctgtctAATCATACatgacagaggtcagaggtcagaggtcagaggtcgcaGTGAAGCCCGTTTCCATCACGTGGTTTCATCTCACAGACTCTGAGACTCTTTTGAAGACGTGAAGAAGAAGTTCTTGAATTAGACGCTGAATAATCAGAGCGATGGAGCCATTCTTAGGAGGaacgacctttgacctcagctgATGTATCAAAGACACGTCGCCATGGTTACTGAATTCACCCAGAGGAAACCGACTGAGCCGTCACGATGGTTCCGTGTCCGTCAGACTTCTTCATGTTCTCACGTGTCTTTAAATGTTCGCAGCTCTGACTCAACGTCTGAACGCAGCCGAGACCGAAATGAAGAGGATCAAAGGTGACACGCCAAAATATCCAGCTAacgctaacatgagctaacagcagctaacagactgagctaacatgagctaacagcagctaacagactgagctaacatgagctaacagcagctaacagactgagctaacatgagctaacagactgagctaacagcagctaacagactgagctaacagcagctaacagactgagctaacagcagctaacagactgagctaacagactgagctaacagcagctaacagactgagctaacagcagctaacagactgagctaacagactgagctaacagcagctaacagactgagctaacagactgagctaacagcagctaacagactgagctaacagcagctaacagactgagctaacagactgagctaacagcagctaacagactgagctaacagactgagctaacagcagctaacagactgagctaacagactgagctaacagcagctaacacactgagctaacagactgagctaacagcagctaacagactgagctaacagactgagctaacagactgagctaacagcagctaacacactgagctaacagcagctaacacactgagctaacagcagctaccgtTAGCTTCCTGACGAGATGAAATCGTTATTTCGTACAGAAACACCTAAAGTTGCCTTCGCTGCCTCCCTGGGAGGAAACGGCATGGTGAAGACGACGCAGGGCAACAAAGACCTCGTCTACAGGGACGTGCTGACCAACGTGGGCGGGGCTTACAACGCCGTGACAGGTGAGGAGCGACCTAACCAATGAAATGAATGTGCCGTTAACAAAGAAGCCGTAGGATGTGGTAGACTCAGGTGACCTGTTcgtctcttcatctcctcctccaggtgtgTTCACGGCTCCTGTTCGTGGAGTCTACTACATCCGCTTCACCGCCAACGCCCCCACCGACTTCACCATGAGCGCCGTCCTTTACAAAAACAACGCGCAGATCCAGCTGATCGCCCACGAGCAGCCGTCCGGCGAGGGCAGCGACACGGCGTCCAACGGCGCCGCCCTGCTGCTGGAGCAGGGCGACACGCTGAAGATGTCGCTGTGGCACAACACTCAGATCTGGGACAACAGCAACCACCACAGCACCTTCAGCGGCTTCCTGCTGTTCCCCATGTGAGGAAAACGCctgattctgattggctgataaGTTCTAACAAATGAATCAAGCGTTCCTGTTGACATCAGTCCACAGCGTGTCCTAAAGACGGACGTCTGTctccgtgtgtttgtgttgaagggTGGACGAGGCGCCGAAGGAGGACGACTTCGACTCTCAGCTGAAGACTCTTCAGGCGTCACTGAcgcagctgcagacagagaacCTGGGTAAGACTCAAAGACAGGCGGGGACATCTGATTGGTGCCTTCGTCTCGTTATTCTGAACACATTTAATTATTGTGCCAGCTGCTGTGTGGCTTCATCAgctgacgatgatgatgaagagtttgtctctgtgtttgtagaaGTCAAAGAGAGACTGGAGGCCACAGagaaggagctgaaggagaTCAGAGGTCAGTCTCTGCTGTGATGATGTAACGAGACACTCACGACACGGTTCACGactttttgttcacgatacgattttctcacgattttttaaaatcaaaatgagctacaaataaaaccattaaactttttatttgtaggaaaaaaatctttctttacagaaactctcaaactgtttgtgttctcttataaaaataataacgGTGTGTTCTGCTTCTCTGAGACACTTTGACACTGTTAGATACAGGAGAAGAAAAGGTTTCTAAACTCTCTGTAAAGAGATTTTGTCCCTTTACATCGTCGACGTAAAGGGACAAAAACTGgctttacagaaactctcaaactgtttgtgttctcttacaaaaagtgcaaaacaaaacacagatatctgctttctttggaaacagtctcacagtaaactgctgttaactgctgtgatgtgcagttttcctctcgaggtggcgtaacgttactttgcttctcactgtggctgatat is part of the Larimichthys crocea isolate SSNF unplaced genomic scaffold, L_crocea_2.0 scaffold100, whole genome shotgun sequence genome and harbors:
- the zgc:153896 gene encoding ectonucleotide pyrophosphatase/phosphodiesterase family member 7; its protein translation is MKMRLELFLVVSALICATGKPLSKATARNKLLLISFDGFRWDYDQDVDTPNLDQLVKDGVKAKYVTPPMLTMTSPSHFTTITGRWVEDHEVVHNMMFNSTTNLKVPHKQTLSRSEWWNNGVLPLWITAQNQGLKTASFYYPGGGANYSGQAVNRALLEKFDHVDDNETEWRENIDKVMSWFSDEDFHLVTLYYGEPDNVGHAKGPDHPDRKKIIQQIDRTIGYLRGAISRHHLNDKLNVIITSDHGMTTVKKRPLVDEIILNKYLNLLKLASFEILDYGGFGILTPRPGKEQEVYDALSNAPNLTVYKKSELPESFRLAKSERLPPIVIVADLGFNLNSRFIVYVNRGDHGYHNGEMDMKTIFRAFGPDFKKNFVSEPFDSVHVYPLMCKLLQIEPAPHNGSLSVTEELLHGTGGSTARLSAALLLSMLLFVFTAP
- the LOC113744677 gene encoding uncharacterized protein LOC113744677; translated protein: MSQCLPILLLLALVCLVRSGSAQPVDGQAELKAAQPVDGQAELKAAQAVLEELQAERRALTQRLNAAETEMKRIKETPKVAFAASLGGNGMVKTTQGNKDLVYRDVLTNVGGAYNAVTGVFTAPVRGVYYIRFTANAPTDFTMSAVLYKNNAQIQLIAHEQPSGEGSDTASNGAALLLEQGDTLKMSLWHNTQIWDNSNHHSTFSGFLLFPMVDEAPKEDDFDSQLKTLQASLTQLQTENLEVKERLEATEKELKEIRDVPKVAFAVSLGGNGLQKTTTGSKTLVYKDVLTNIGQAYNSDTGVFTAPVRGVYYIRFTANAPTDFTMSAVLYKNNVQIQLIAHEQPSGEGSDTASNGAALLLEQGDTLKMSLWHNTQIWDNSNHHSTFSGFLLFPM